Part of the candidate division KSB1 bacterium genome is shown below.
TTATATCGATGCAAAGGATGAAATATTTGACGAGCTCAAAGAGATTTGCTTTTACGATTTTGGGCCCTATTTGCATTCTTTCAGAAAAGCGTTATATTTAATTGATCGTTATTTAATCTTATTTCGAATTGCTAATCGAACCAAGCGTAGAAAGATTATATGGCGAATGAATGGCAATTGCGACGGGAGATCGTCGCGATTGGCAAAAAGGCTTACGAACGCGGGCTGGTGACGGCCACAGATGGGAATATCAGCGTGCGAGTCATGGGAGATCGTTTTCTGATCACACCGAGCGGCAGTTGCCTCGGAGAATTGGCACCCGAACAATTGGTTTATGTCGATTTTGAAGGCAAGACATTATCTGGCGGTAAGCCAACTGGAGAGCTGGCCATGCACCTGGCTGCTTATCGAGAGCGGCCAGACATCCATGCCGTCTTGCATGCACACCCACCAATTACCACGGGCTTTACCATCGCTGGCGAATCACTGGCGCAATGCGTCATCCCCGAGGTTGTGGTGATCTTCGGGACCATCCCTACTACGGAATATGCCACTATTTCAACTGAAGAGGGTGCCAAAGTCATTCGGGAATTGATCCGCGACCATGATGCTTTGATATTGGATCGGCATGGGACAATTACAGTGGGAAAAACCCTCATCGACGCATATCGCAAACTCGAGAAGGTCGAATATGCCGCCCAGGTCACCCTGGTTGCCAAACAATTGGGCAAAGTGAAAACCTTATCGCGTGAACAAATTCAAAAATTGGAAGCCGTCAGGCAAAAATATGGCTATCAGGGCCGAAAATCGCTATGCGAGGCATGTGGCCTCTGCAATATTTCATGAAATCAGTCAGCGCTGACGACTTCATCCAATTGAATTAAAGC
Proteins encoded:
- a CDS encoding class II aldolase/adducin family protein, giving the protein MANEWQLRREIVAIGKKAYERGLVTATDGNISVRVMGDRFLITPSGSCLGELAPEQLVYVDFEGKTLSGGKPTGELAMHLAAYRERPDIHAVLHAHPPITTGFTIAGESLAQCVIPEVVVIFGTIPTTEYATISTEEGAKVIRELIRDHDALILDRHGTITVGKTLIDAYRKLEKVEYAAQVTLVAKQLGKVKTLSREQIQKLEAVRQKYGYQGRKSLCEACGLCNIS